GCAATTGGATTACTGTCAGTGTCGAAAAACTCACTATTGTTACCTGTTGAGTAAGACTTAACAGTATTGTCACTGTTTTGGTTTAAATAAACACCACTGCGTTTAAAGGCTATATCCCATGTGGTGTCTGTTTCAGCTTGCTCTGCGGTTAGATCAACCACGACTTTATTGTCTAAGTCATAGTAAACAAAAGCTGGTTCACTAACACTACCTGTGCTGTGTGGCCCACTAATGTCACCTTGAGTTGGCGCTGTTGGTGTTGGCACAGGATCAGGCGTTACCTCTGGCGTAGAGTCATTACTTGAGCTACCACCACACGCGGTTAATAACACGCATAGTGCGATACTTGATAATTTAAAGGTAGTGTTGAGGTTTGATATTAGTTTCATGTTTTTTCCTATATTATTTTAAAATTGGTAGCTAATGCCGGCACTAACGGTGCGGCTACTAACAGGTCTTGCATCAAATAAGTTTTGGCTATTTGCTGAGCCACTTTTGTGTTCATCCAAAATATTATCAACGCTTATACGCCATGATAATTTATCGGTTAATACTTGGTTTAATACGGCATTAATTGTGAGGTATTCATTGTTTTCAATACCCTGAAAGCTGTCTGATACCTTTTCACCGGCTTGATAAACGGCATAGGTTATTAACTCGATACCGTATGATTCAATGTCGTAATTCATATTAAATTTTATTTGATGGCGTGGACGAGAAAGCAAGCGTTCATTGTTCTCATCTTCACTACTTAAGTAACTGTAATTAAGCTGTGTTTTAAAATGTTGAAAGGTTAATTCGGTACTGATATCAACGCCGTGTATTTTTGCTTTACTAATGTTTTGGTATTGATAAATAGATAAACCACTTTCGGCTGACTTTTCTACGTCAATAATTGAATCTATTAAGTCGTCAGTGTTTGAGTAATGCACACTAATGTCGCTGCGTAAGTCAACAGCGTTATTAGCTAGGCTACTGGTAAAGGTTAAGCTTGAACTGATTGATTCAGCAGTTTCTGGAGCAAGCTCTTTATTACCTAAAACCATATAACCTAAAGCGCTATGGTCAAATACGTAAAAACGTTCTTTTAAATTAGGCACGCGATAACTTTGCCCTATGCCGGCGCGCCACTGTAATTTGTCTTCACCAAAAGTGAAGTTTTTCATGGTGCTAAGACGAAGTGCATTATGCCAACCAAAGTCTGAATCATATTGGCCACGCATACCTGCTAATACTTGGTAATCAGATTTAACCCAATTCCCTTGAAAAAAAGCTTCAACGCTTTCACGCTTTTCGTTGTCTATTTCAATCAAATTATCGGCATGTTTATTTTGGTCAAGCTGATCAGCATGCACCACACCGCCAGCAACCAATTCAATATTGTTTAGTTGAAAAACTTTTTGACCATTGATTTCTGAAAGTATAATACTTGTGTCACGTAAACCGTTTGATTGGCCACTAGTTTCTTGATGGTTAATGTACCTAGCATTTAACTGCCAAGGTTGTTTAAGTTGATTAGTACTCTTTAAACCAAGCTCTACCTGTTGTTGATCAACATCTGTTTGGTAGAAAATCACCTGACTTTGTCCTGGAATAGAGGATGTATCTCGTTGTTTTTTATCACTCAACCATTGGTATTTTATGCTAGTTGCAATTTTTTCGTGAGCTTTGCTAGCACCTAAGGTAATAAATTTTTTCTCAACACTGGCAGCATCTTGGCTAATGGTATCACTGTCATAATCAAAGCCTTGATCATCAATAACTAACGCATTTAGCTGTGTTCGCCAACCATAGAAGTTATCTACAGCATTAAGTTTAATTGTTTGATTAATATCGCCATCTTCAATAGAGTTCCCCTGATATTGACTAATATCGTAGTCAATTTGTATTTGAGGATCATTAGACTTTACTGTAATGATATTGATCACTCCGCCCATTGCTGAGCTACCATACATAACGGATGCAGCACCTCGAATGACTTCTATTTGGGCTATATTACTTGCGGGAACTTGGTCTAAATCTGCTGATGATCCTGTTGGGCTAATAATAGCTTGGCCATCAATTAGCACCAGTACATGATCGCCATCAAATCCTTGCATTTGAATATTGTAGCCATCTTTTGCACTACGTTTCACTACTACACCGGGAATATAATTTAGCGCTTGGGCTAATGTGCCTTGGCTAATTTTAGCAATGGTTTCACCTTTAATAACCTCTACTAAAACAGGGGAGTTACTTAATAACTTAGCCGTACGTGTTCCAGTGATAACAATATGTTCTTCTAGATCTAAGTCTGACTTCGCCTTCGTTATAGTTGGGATAAATAAGACGATAATTAACACAGATATTTTAATTTTTATATTCATTACTACTCTTGATTAACAATCTAAATGACAATGATTTTCATTCGTAATACTATTTGATGCAAATGTAATTTGCAAGTAAAAATTAAAGTAAGGGGGTTTTTTAGTTATTTATCTAATGTTTTAAGTCGACATGATTTTCATTAATAGTCGATATTTTATTTAAATATAATGAGGGAGTCGTGCTTATAGTTTTGCCTTGGCGGCGATTGTGGGCACATCTATAGTCTTTTTTTTGATTACCGTTTTACCCAATGTTATTTGAGTAATCACGTTAGCACTCCGCTTTTTTATACCTCAATTAGTGGTAGTATTACCTGAGTGAAATTTTGTATTATGGACTGGTTGATGTAATAAAAGCTCACTTGCTATTAAGTATTGATTTAGTTGCCTTAATTACGCTTTATTTAAGGTCGTAATCTTTTGAATTTTAAAATAATAATTATATAAAATTGGGATGAATAACATGAAAAAACCACAACTATTTTTACTAAAACCAGGCTATGGCAAAGCCGCTGATCAATTCTGTCCTGACTGTGCTTTGGTAATGGGGTATTTTGATTATCAGCCGCAAATGCGTGAGCATGTTGATATTAAGCTAATTGATTTCGATAGACCACGCCATGACCTAGTAAAACTACTTGGCGAAGACTTACAGAATAGCCCCGCACTGATATTTTCTGAAGGTGAACGACCACAGCATATTAATTTATCAGAAAAGACTAACAGAGCTTATATTAATGACGGACGAGCTATTTGTCAGTGGCTTGGGCAAACGTATGGCGGATTAGTACCGTCATAGAAAAGTTACTTGAAATAAGGCTTATGCATGTATGCATGGATATTATAAATAAATCATCATCGTAAGCTACTAAGTGTGAATTAGTCTAACAATTGGGAAATTTTATGTTTAAATTATATATAGTTTTTGTACTGCTTATAACCAGTTTTATGTCTATCGCAGATCCTGTAACAGAGACACAGCCGGAAGACTCAATACTCCTTACTGTTTTTTTAAAGCATGACCAAAGTAATAGTTTTGAAGAGTATCAAAAAATTCTAGAAGAGCAGAAATTCTTTGATAAATTCCCACCAGAAGGCGTAACTGTTGTAAGCTGGTATGTGATGATGGGAATTGGTCAGGTAGTTACATTAGAAGTACCTGCACACAAGCTTAGAGACGTTAACTTGGCAGTAGAGCAAAGTGCTTGGAAAGCCTTTACAGTTGAATTTTATCCAACTTATAACCTTTATCCTGTTTTTAAAGATAAGCTAAAGAATAAGGCTAAAGTGGCATATTAATGCTAAATAGTTAACTCGTCACTTTAACGAACAATAAATGGTTGATTTTTGTAGTTGTACTATTCATTTAATCAACCATTTATTACTTCTTAATAAAATTTTATAGGATTGGAGTTTGTATGAAAATTTTACGGCTTATTTTATTATTTACGTTATTATTCGTTTCTTTTTATTCTTCGGCTTCAACAAGTAAGTTTGATTGTAAGTACCTCAATTATCATTTGGTGCTTGAGGCAAAAGGTTTTAAGCATATAGTTCACGAGTTAAGTATCAATGGAGAAATTCTTATCACGGAATTGCTCGATGATAATTGGTTCATGGAGGAAATAAACTGTAAAAAATCAGGTTATGAAATTGTTGCTAGCCATATTCAATATAATGACCCTGTTAAACAGGTATTCAAACTAACGTATAGTTCTAAACGTGGTTACAAAGTCATAAAAGGCAGATAATAAGTCAGATACTCGTAAAGTAAATCACCCTCTATTCTTCATTCACTAAAAGTATATTTATCTCTTGTACTGTTTATGTTCAATATATTGATATCATAAACTTTTATTGAACTCAGTCATCCATTGCAATCGTCTTTTTAGTCATATTTCATTGTGAATTTTTTCTGTTACTATTTTTAAATTTAAAACTTGTGTATACATATTGATTTAAATCAAAGTGCTGTATTCAATATAAACACATACTTTGCCATAGATACTCGTTATTATTAATAACGCTAATTGTGGGAACAATAAAATAATGAAAAAATTTAAAAGCTTAGGGATAACACTCGCTATTTCACTCATCTCATTTTCATCACTGTCATTTGCCGGTGAAGTATTTGATATTGAAAATATTGGCACTAAATCTAAAACTGAGGGCTTGGAACGTGTTACTCAAACTTTAGTGCCACCACCATTTTTACCCAAACATGATCAGGTTGCTAAAGGCAATCCTAAAGTCATTCAAATGACAATGGACATTATTGAAAAGGAAATAGAAATTGCACCGAATGTTTTTGTGCAGGCTATGACTTTTGAAGGCTCAAACCCTGGCCCAATGATAGTTGCTCATGTAGATGACTATGTTGAGTTGACACTTAAAAACCTTAAAACCAATACCTTGGTTCACAATATTGACTTTCATGCCTCAACAGGTGCTTTAGGTGGCGGTGCATTAACCAATGTAGCTCCGGGTGAACAAGTTGTTCTTCGTTTTAAAGCAACTAAAGCGGGCGTTTTTGTTTATCATTGCGCTCCTGGCGGCGTTATGATTCCTTATCATGTTGTATCGGGTATGAATGGTGCAATTATGATCCTTCCTCGTGATGGGTTGAAAGACAATAAAGGAGAATTGGTTACTTACGACAAAGCTTATTACATTGGCGAGCAAGACTGGTATGTGCCTAAAGATGAAAAAGGTAAGTTCAAGCGTTATACCTCTCCTGTAATGGGGATGGCAGATACCATGGAAGTTATGAAAACGCTTACGCCTACTCATTTAACCTTTAATGGCAAAGTAGGAGCTTTAACGGGTAAGAATGCGATGACTGCAAAAGTGGGAGAAACAGTATTATTTCTTCATTCTCAAGCAAATCGTGATACACGCATTCATTTAATTGGTGGTCATGGTGATCTTGTTTGGACAGGTGGTTCATTTGATGATGTTCCAACAACTAATCGCGAAACATGGGCTATTGCTGGTGGTGAAGCAGGCGCTGCTATGTATACCTTTAAACAACCAGGTCTTTATGCTTATGTTAACCACAACCTAATTGAAGCGATTATGTTAGGTGCTGCCGGTCATGTTTCTGTTGAAGGTGAATGGAATAATGACTTGATGGAACAAGTTCAAAAACCAAGTCCTATTAAATAATTATAGGGATTGATTTTCTAATGAATCAAATAAAGTGTATTTTATTCATCAGCCTAGTTTTTGCATTTGCAGTAGTAGCACCTGCTACTGCTGCAGAAGTAGAGCGTAAAGTTGAATACACTTATTCACTTAACTCAATGGCTTCTGTATTGATGGGTTGGTATGGAAGTTTATTACCTCATGACGGTTCAACGTTTGTTGTAACACCTGATATTAAATGGGATGAAAGTCGTACTCATTATCCTAATACGATAACCGGTGTGAAAATCACACAAACAGATTTAGTTAAGTTAGCAGTGAGTGAATACGCTTTTAATGTTCACTCACAAATAACCTACCTGCAGGACGATGTTATTCAAGCGAAGCAGTTAGATGAAACCTTTATTTTTCATATTGGCCCCACAGGCCAAGCGATTCTTAATAAGAAAACCAGAAATAAAGAGCAATCTGTTACCGCGATGTCATTGCCAACCTTTGATTATAGTTATTATCAAAAGCGTGAATTTGCTTATACATGGTTAGCTTATCTTGATGGCGTGAACACAAATAACAGTATTAAAGGGAAAGACTGGTTTAATACTGCTGTTTATTCAGTGAAAATGGGGACTAAAGATATTGAGGGTTCTATTTTATCCACATTAGCAGAACGTAATACCTATTTATCTAAGGGGCGGCACACCTTACGCAGTATAGAGGTCAATACCGTTGAAGGTCGTGACAACACATTTATATTAGATCTTATTATTAATTGGAAAGGTGTTAATGCTGAAGGGAAACCTGTGTTAGCAAAAATTCATCAAACCATTACGTATGAGCTTAAAGAAAATAATACGTGGTATGTAACGTTCATTAAAGAAGAACATTTACTTCCTGATATTGGCCCATGGCAGAATTTATTATGTTAAAAAAACTAGCAGTATTATTACTTATTAGCTTTATTGGTGTGCAAACAGTTCATGCCGAGGAAGAATTACCAATATACAGTGGCATAGGAGGAAATTTTTCAGCAGTTAACCAAGACGGAAAACCGATAGAGTTTAATGACTTTAAAGGTCAGCCGGTACTATTAACGTTTGGTTATACTAACTGTGCAGATATTTGCCCATTTACCTTAGGTTATTTATCCCGCATATACGCAGGTTTAACGAAAGATGAACAGAAAAAAATAAGCGTTATTTTTGTGACTGTGGATCCTAAATACGATACCCCTGAGCATTTAAAAAAGTTTATGGCGCATTTTAATTCAGAATTTATTGGTTTGTCGGGGACTAAACAGCAAATAGATAACATTGTGTCATTGTTTCAAGCTAAGTATGAAAAACTCTCAGCAGAAAATATGGTACCCACGAAAAACATTCGCCGAGTTACACAAAAAACACTGACAGACGAAACTAATACTCAAGAAGATAATACTCAAGAAGATAAATCATCTCTTTACAGCCACACAGTAACGATTTATTTAATTGATAAATCAGGTTTTACTCGTAGTATCGAATACACAGGTACACCTCAAGAAGAATTTATTGGTAAAATCAGAGGATTAATAAATGAATAATATAATCACTAGAGGTAATTGCTTATTAATATTGCTACTTTCAGTGTTTATTTCTTCGGCCTACGCAAACAACCAACCAGAGATTGTATTTGAACAGTTCTTTATTGTGGACGCAGCAGAAGTGGCACGAAGCACTGCCGGTTACGGGGTGATTAAAAATAGTGGCGAAGTAGACGATACGTTAATGAGTGTACATAGCGATGCGGCTGCAGTTATGTTGCATCGAACACAAATCACTTCGGGTATGGCAACCATGACTCATGTGTCAAATAGTGTGATTAAAGCGCATTCTGAACTAGTGTTAGCACCTATGTCATATCATTTAATGTTTATGAATATTAACCCCGCTGATTTTAGCCAAGATAAGCAAATAATCGTTCAATTTAAATTTGAAAAAGCAGGGCTCATTGAACTGAGTATCCCTGTTAAGCACAATACCTATTAACAAGCTTTCCCATTGATTTTAATAAATCATTAGTTTCTTTTTGCATTAAATTTAATTCATTATGGTCTTATCCTTTAAATATAAGGCATTAGGCTTTATTGCGTTATATTTCATTCAATAGATCGAGTGTGCATGATCTTCCCCCGATAAAACGGACACGTTTTTTCACGCTGCCTACGGTTCATATTCCACTGGCGAACAGTCTTTAATGGAATATACAGACTTTTCAATTATTGTTTTATAAGCGAGTGTTCTTGTTAATTTTATTAGGCTAAACTACTGCGGTTGAGCCCTAATAACTTTAATAAATCGCAAAGCTAATGGTTTTATACATGCGTGAGCAAACAACGAAATTGCTCCTATTATTAATATACCTATAAGCGGAATTATTGCTCCAGTAAAAATTATTGAACCAAATACATAACCAAAAATACATTCCGATCTGTATATGGGGAGGAACAACCCGACTACTAGCAAGCCTAAAGACAAGTATATTGCAACGTTTTCGTAGCCGACACTAAAGCTGAGTGACTGCACAAAACTTAAAATCAGCATGCCGAAAAAACCAATGAGTATTCCTCTTGAAATTTTTTCCTTTACTGTTGAGTCACCAGATTGAAAAATTGTACGTTTTTCTATGCGCGCTATAGAAAGCCACGCTAAGAATGGGAGAATTAATAGCCCCCACCAGTTTGATATTGCGGGATAATCAGAATGGTGCATTAAGTGATGGCTCAATATTCCACCATTTAAATGCTCCCACCACAGGTGTCCAGCTACGAATAATACGGTAATTGCAATCACGTAGTATTTCAATTTTTTAACTGATTTTCAGTCATGTTTATCCTCGGAGTACGATGGTCGAAATATATAGCCTAACACTTTGTTATGAGGCAACATACCTTCTTTCTACAAAAGAATTAACGGGGACAGTCGCTCAAACTTGAACAAGATAAGCTTTTTTAACCCAAACTTATAAGTAAGTGTAGAGCTTTAGTTAACCTTGTTGGTCTAAGTATGGTTAATCACGACTATTTATTAAATTTCAGTCATAAAAAAAGCCGCTAAAAAGCGGCTTTAATTATCAAATTGGTGGAGCTGGCGGGATTTGAACCCGCGTCCGAAAAACCTACATCCTCGGTACTACATGCTTAGTCGATTATTTATTTAACCAATTAGACGCCAATCGACAGGCTTCGTCATGGTGAGCTTAATACTATTTCGCGGTTCAGCCTTAAGCATGCTTCCCTCGCTATTCCGTTTAATGTGACCATCGATCCTCTAAACAACAGAAGAATTTTTGAGGCGATGGCTAGCCTAAGCGGCTAGTGCGAACGTTTCGTCGTTAGCAATTATAGTTTTGCGGCTTTTTACGAGGCCAACCGCCCCTCGGCATGCACCTTGGGTTTCGTGAATCTCGTCGAATCCTGAATCAGCCCCAAGTTTTTTCTTTTTCTCTTTTTACTTTATAAACAAGTTCATTACAGGGAATGAGCTTCGCTTATAACCGAAGTATACAGCGCATTTCACTGATACACAACGTAACTAAATTTGAATTATGCTAAATATCGATAAATTTTGAATAGATTGCTTAGTCTTTGTTCAACTTAACGGTATCTACTTTAATATCGCTATTTATTCTTTGTTCAAATTTTTGTTTTTCAGTATGCGTCCTTTATCAACAGCCCATTCTCTGTCTTTAATATCTGCACGCTTATCATGATCTTTTTTACCTTTACCTAAGTAAAATTCGAGTTTCACCCAGTTTTTACGCCAATACATAGCAGTAGCTATAATTGAGTAACCTTCACGGTCAACAGCGCCAGCTAAAACGTCAAGTTCTCTGCGGTTAAGTAGTAACTTGCGATCACGATTTGGATCACATACCACGTGTGTTGAGGCTTCTTTAAGCGGCATTATTTCTGCGCCTAATAAGTAAGCTTCTCTGTCTTTTATATGAACATAACAGTCAGAAATGTTTACTTTACCACTGCGAATACTTTTTATTTCCCAACCTTGTAAACTCATACCACCTTCAAACTTATCGGTTAGGTTATAGTTATGCCTAGCCTTTTTATTTAAAGCGATAGTGTTACTGTTAGATTTGTTTTTTGAACTTTTCTTTGCCATTTTGAATTCCATTATTATCGGCGATGATTATACCTACAAATAAGAGACTTGATATAACAAATTTCTTTTTAGTAAAAATTCATCGCTTATATTCAAGTAATAATGCGCTTGTTTGTGTGTTTTGGTATGATATCGCTAAGTTAGCGTAAGGGTCAAAATAAGAATGCCATCCATAAGTAGAAGTGCACTGGTTATGTACAGTGTTGAACAAATGTTTCAATTAATAAATGATGTGCTTGCTTACCCTCAATTTTTACCTGATTGTAGCAATAGTAAAATTATTACGGAAGATGATAATTCAGTTACCGCTGCTTTATTGGTTTCTAAAGCGGGATTAAATAAGTGGTTTACAACTAAAAATACATTTATTTCTAATCAGCAAGTGCAATTAGAATTAGTTGATGGTCCGTTTAATAAATTATATGGCCGTTGGCTTTTAACAGCTTTGTCAGAAGATGCTTGTAAAGTTAGTTTAGAGCTTGAATATGAGTTTTCTAATAAAATGTTTGATTTGGCTTTTGGCCGAATATTTAATCATTTAACTAATAATATGGTACAGGCATTTACCCAACGAGCTAAAGATGTTTATGGAGCAGCAGCGTAACATGGAGAACCTAAGTGAAGAAATTCAAGTAGAAGTAGTTTACGGTGTTGCACATACACAAAAGTTGTTATCTTTGTCATTTAAGCAAGGAACTACTGTTGAAGAAGCCATTGAGCAATCGGGTATTATTGAATTTTTCCCTGAAATTGATTTAACTGAAAATAAAGTAGGTATTTGGAATAAAGCGGTTAAGTTATCAACAGTTTTGGACAATTATGATCGAATTGAAATTTATCGACCTTTAATTGCCGACCCTAAAGAAGTTAGAAAGCGCAGGGCTGAAAAGGCAAAGCTTGAAGGTCGCGCAGATAAAACGACAGGTGGTCGAGTTAATCCTTTAGCTAAAAAAGAAGAAGATAAATAAACATCTAACAGCTAAAAGTAAGCCCAGCAAATGCTGGGCTTTTTGGTAGAGCTTAAACATTTTTTAAAACTTGCTTTACAATAAATCACTGAGTTGATTATTTATACAAGTCTTACTGTTTATTTCTATGGCTTCACGCCAACCACTGAACCATTGATATTGTACTTTTTACTTTTCTACTTGAGTACATTGGTAAGGGCATTGTTCTAAGAACGTTAGGATATACCTGTTTGGTTATTACCTATATGAGCCCTGTATTGGTGGTCTCGTTTTTGCCTTCTCATCATAAATGCACACTCCTTTATTACCATTGATATAGGAACACTCTTACCTTCACTTTCAAATTTAGTTAAGGTTCTGTGAAAAAGCAATATTG
The sequence above is a segment of the Colwellia sp. 20A7 genome. Coding sequences within it:
- a CDS encoding SRPBCC family protein; translation: MPSISRSALVMYSVEQMFQLINDVLAYPQFLPDCSNSKIITEDDNSVTAALLVSKAGLNKWFTTKNTFISNQQVQLELVDGPFNKLYGRWLLTALSEDACKVSLELEYEFSNKMFDLAFGRIFNHLTNNMVQAFTQRAKDVYGAAA
- a CDS encoding copper chaperone PCu(A)C: MNNIITRGNCLLILLLSVFISSAYANNQPEIVFEQFFIVDAAEVARSTAGYGVIKNSGEVDDTLMSVHSDAAAVMLHRTQITSGMATMTHVSNSVIKAHSELVLAPMSYHLMFMNINPADFSQDKQIIVQFKFEKAGLIELSIPVKHNTY
- a CDS encoding TonB-dependent receptor plug domain-containing protein, whose product is MNIKIKISVLIIVLFIPTITKAKSDLDLEEHIVITGTRTAKLLSNSPVLVEVIKGETIAKISQGTLAQALNYIPGVVVKRSAKDGYNIQMQGFDGDHVLVLIDGQAIISPTGSSADLDQVPASNIAQIEVIRGAASVMYGSSAMGGVINIITVKSNDPQIQIDYDISQYQGNSIEDGDINQTIKLNAVDNFYGWRTQLNALVIDDQGFDYDSDTISQDAASVEKKFITLGASKAHEKIATSIKYQWLSDKKQRDTSSIPGQSQVIFYQTDVDQQQVELGLKSTNQLKQPWQLNARYINHQETSGQSNGLRDTSIILSEINGQKVFQLNNIELVAGGVVHADQLDQNKHADNLIEIDNEKRESVEAFFQGNWVKSDYQVLAGMRGQYDSDFGWHNALRLSTMKNFTFGEDKLQWRAGIGQSYRVPNLKERFYVFDHSALGYMVLGNKELAPETAESISSSLTFTSSLANNAVDLRSDISVHYSNTDDLIDSIIDVEKSAESGLSIYQYQNISKAKIHGVDISTELTFQHFKTQLNYSYLSSEDENNERLLSRPRHQIKFNMNYDIESYGIELITYAVYQAGEKVSDSFQGIENNEYLTINAVLNQVLTDKLSWRISVDNILDEHKSGSANSQNLFDARPVSSRTVSAGISYQF
- a CDS encoding SCO family protein, producing the protein MLKKLAVLLLISFIGVQTVHAEEELPIYSGIGGNFSAVNQDGKPIEFNDFKGQPVLLTFGYTNCADICPFTLGYLSRIYAGLTKDEQKKISVIFVTVDPKYDTPEHLKKFMAHFNSEFIGLSGTKQQIDNIVSLFQAKYEKLSAENMVPTKNIRRVTQKTLTDETNTQEDNTQEDKSSLYSHTVTIYLIDKSGFTRSIEYTGTPQEEFIGKIRGLINE
- the smpB gene encoding SsrA-binding protein SmpB, with product MAKKSSKNKSNSNTIALNKKARHNYNLTDKFEGGMSLQGWEIKSIRSGKVNISDCYVHIKDREAYLLGAEIMPLKEASTHVVCDPNRDRKLLLNRRELDVLAGAVDREGYSIIATAMYWRKNWVKLEFYLGKGKKDHDKRADIKDREWAVDKGRILKNKNLNKE
- the nirK gene encoding copper-containing nitrite reductase, which translates into the protein MKKFKSLGITLAISLISFSSLSFAGEVFDIENIGTKSKTEGLERVTQTLVPPPFLPKHDQVAKGNPKVIQMTMDIIEKEIEIAPNVFVQAMTFEGSNPGPMIVAHVDDYVELTLKNLKTNTLVHNIDFHASTGALGGGALTNVAPGEQVVLRFKATKAGVFVYHCAPGGVMIPYHVVSGMNGAIMILPRDGLKDNKGELVTYDKAYYIGEQDWYVPKDEKGKFKRYTSPVMGMADTMEVMKTLTPTHLTFNGKVGALTGKNAMTAKVGETVLFLHSQANRDTRIHLIGGHGDLVWTGGSFDDVPTTNRETWAIAGGEAGAAMYTFKQPGLYAYVNHNLIEAIMLGAAGHVSVEGEWNNDLMEQVQKPSPIK
- a CDS encoding DUF3088 family protein, coding for MKKPQLFLLKPGYGKAADQFCPDCALVMGYFDYQPQMREHVDIKLIDFDRPRHDLVKLLGEDLQNSPALIFSEGERPQHINLSEKTNRAYINDGRAICQWLGQTYGGLVPS
- a CDS encoding RnfH family protein; translated protein: MENLSEEIQVEVVYGVAHTQKLLSLSFKQGTTVEEAIEQSGIIEFFPEIDLTENKVGIWNKAVKLSTVLDNYDRIEIYRPLIADPKEVRKRRAEKAKLEGRADKTTGGRVNPLAKKEEDK